A stretch of the Methylacidiphilum caldifontis genome encodes the following:
- a CDS encoding MoaD/ThiS family protein, with product MSSVSSQSLKILAFAQARFLLGFEEKTQLVDRSQSPREIVLAMDPLFFEKIPAVRVALDCRYASWDQPIEDAQEMAIIPPVSGG from the coding sequence ATGAGTTCGGTTTCATCTCAAAGCTTGAAAATTTTGGCTTTTGCTCAAGCCCGGTTCCTTCTTGGCTTTGAAGAGAAAACCCAGTTGGTAGATAGATCTCAAAGTCCAAGAGAAATTGTCCTGGCTATGGATCCCCTTTTTTTTGAAAAAATACCCGCTGTTCGTGTAGCGCTAGACTGTCGATATGCATCTTGGGATCAACCGATAGAGGATGCACAAGAAATGGCCATTATACCTCCTGTCAGTGGAGGTTAA
- the moaA gene encoding GTP 3',8-cyclase MoaA, whose amino-acid sequence MFKEFIESDYTPSNPGSVKVHYLRISVTDRCNERCIYCFPQDLGFLSKKGDQLSFEEMHAVVIHGAIKHGFRDFRITGGEPLVRKGTLPFIQRLTRTEGVSSVRLSTNGTLLGSYARELKEAQIAGINVSLDTLDPSLYKKITGGDIEPVLEGIEECRKVGIKPIKLNTVLLRGINEDEILSLIDYAAERNLVIRFIELMPLSYTGKISRANFLSVYELKRRLEKLDTLEPLDTRLGQGPAKYFRMHSRNAIVGFIGALSDFHFCDNCNKMRLTSDGFIRPCLGNHLEIDIKGVLRPSPDPSGLYKVFESALQKKPPEHSFRETYQPGRAMTAIGG is encoded by the coding sequence ATGTTTAAGGAATTTATTGAGTCTGATTATACGCCAAGCAACCCTGGGTCAGTAAAAGTTCACTATTTGCGCATTTCGGTTACAGACCGATGTAATGAACGTTGTATTTACTGTTTTCCGCAGGATCTGGGTTTTTTGTCTAAAAAAGGTGATCAACTTTCCTTTGAGGAAATGCATGCAGTGGTCATCCATGGGGCGATAAAGCATGGTTTTAGGGATTTTAGGATCACAGGTGGAGAGCCTCTGGTCAGGAAAGGTACTCTTCCTTTTATTCAAAGATTGACTCGTACTGAGGGAGTTTCGTCGGTTAGGCTTTCGACTAATGGCACGCTTTTGGGGTCTTATGCCCGGGAACTCAAGGAAGCTCAAATTGCTGGCATTAATGTTAGTCTGGATACCCTTGATCCTTCTCTTTACAAAAAGATTACCGGAGGAGATATTGAACCGGTGCTTGAAGGGATAGAAGAGTGCAGAAAAGTGGGTATAAAGCCTATTAAACTTAACACAGTTCTTCTTCGAGGCATCAATGAAGATGAAATTTTATCCTTGATTGACTATGCAGCGGAAAGAAATCTCGTCATTCGGTTTATTGAGCTTATGCCCCTGAGTTACACCGGAAAGATTTCTAGAGCCAATTTTTTGTCTGTGTATGAATTAAAGCGTAGGCTGGAAAAGCTGGATACCCTTGAGCCCTTGGACACAAGGCTGGGGCAGGGCCCGGCTAAATATTTTCGGATGCATTCTAGAAATGCTATCGTTGGATTTATTGGCGCTCTATCTGATTTCCACTTTTGTGACAACTGCAACAAGATGCGCTTGACCAGTGACGGTTTTATAAGACCATGTTTGGGCAACCATTTAGAAATTGATATTAAAGGGGTTCTAAGACCTTCCCCTGACCCTTCGGGGTTGTACAAGGTTTTTGAGTCGGCTTTGCAAAAAAAACCTCCCGAACACTCCTTTAGGGAAACATACCAGCCAGGTAGGGCAATGACGGCGATTGGGGGATAG
- a CDS encoding DUF1844 domain-containing protein yields the protein MSGSGYTPEEITRNFLGLVMMKYHEVLFLLGILKAPGHELASPKLQEAAEMIDQLEALKVKTQGNLSFEENKTLEHILTELRLSYLKVAKDSESPKEKQSQVEQKLEKPFETDPEKRKFFKSYG from the coding sequence ATGTCCGGTTCTGGATATACCCCTGAAGAGATTACCCGGAATTTCTTGGGGCTTGTCATGATGAAATATCATGAAGTTCTTTTTTTGCTGGGTATTTTAAAGGCTCCTGGTCATGAATTGGCTTCTCCCAAACTTCAAGAAGCGGCCGAGATGATCGACCAACTTGAAGCTTTAAAGGTAAAGACTCAAGGAAATCTTTCTTTTGAAGAGAACAAGACACTCGAGCATATTCTGACCGAGCTGAGGCTATCCTACCTCAAAGTGGCCAAGGATAGTGAATCTCCGAAAGAAAAGCAATCTCAAGTTGAACAGAAACTTGAAAAACCATTTGAAACTGATCCAGAAAAGAGGAAATTTTTCAAAAGCTATGGATAA
- a CDS encoding M16 family metallopeptidase produces MHSSPLLSSLSLFPQIYREELPNGLTLLVDPHFQADVVSLQLWCATGSIHEGKYAGSGISHLLEHLLFKGTAKRNGNQIAWQMQSLGGHLNAYTSYDRTVYHVDLPSSYWKEALEILADLVFHAAIPPTEFEQEKEVIRREIAMVEDDPDSLLFELAFETAFSKHPLKYPIIGLLGLFDSIDRQAVLDYYHSRYVPQNVFLVISGAVSPEEVCAKVKEILGNEPMGFLEPLDLPEEPAQISPRFASKEIQTEVARLCLVFHVPGYGHPDAPALELFSTLLAQTHSSLLHQKLVEKEAIAQQVVSFFLDYASVGVFGIEAECSPEKVELLGARILEELHSLPQKGITEEDFILGLKQQFSHSLRELRSASARAKTIGNGWLMFKDPLYKENFLRKLYSVEKQKVLNLVPTYFREDNLTQVQVIPKKQKSKVFSIPPKESSSKCFELSNGIQFIYRSDPLPLQYFRATFDGGPLWELPTQIGISKLAASILVKGTQKRSAEKLARDIEIIGGSFGADSGNNSAGLYIECLSEEWQTALDIFSEMIREPACLESELEIEKRKLLHQIRLMRDDPVYIAQSLLRKTLWQDHPYAHNPMGTEETVEQITVEDIQQFILSVFKTGRMVLGMCGPLDPEKGLKGIESCFSDFPRVPIPKMVEVAYPNFEKPLRVEQRIPGKEQAIVGLSFRIPPIHDPIQISLDVISEILSDLGSRLFIKVREEKGLAYFVFPTRFLGWKGGSFSIIAGTDPGAKEEVEKIILEVLDEIIKEGFSEEELQRAKAKLLSEEKISSQYPSSSIALSTVNALLGLGWDYEEKKIKIIEQISLDELNAAAQNLFSSKDCVIGVVYP; encoded by the coding sequence ATGCATTCTAGTCCTCTGCTCTCTTCTTTATCCTTATTTCCACAGATTTATAGGGAAGAGTTACCCAATGGCTTGACTCTTCTTGTCGATCCTCATTTCCAGGCTGATGTTGTTTCCCTTCAACTCTGGTGTGCTACAGGAAGCATTCATGAGGGGAAATATGCGGGCTCAGGGATTTCTCATCTTCTTGAGCATCTTCTTTTCAAAGGCACAGCCAAAAGAAACGGTAACCAGATTGCTTGGCAGATGCAATCGCTTGGGGGGCATCTCAATGCTTATACTTCTTATGATCGGACCGTCTATCATGTTGATCTTCCTTCCTCTTATTGGAAAGAAGCCTTGGAGATCCTTGCCGATCTTGTTTTCCATGCCGCTATTCCTCCTACTGAATTCGAACAGGAAAAAGAGGTTATACGCCGAGAAATTGCGATGGTCGAAGATGATCCAGATAGTCTTCTATTCGAGCTTGCTTTCGAGACAGCTTTTAGTAAGCATCCTTTGAAGTACCCGATCATTGGCTTGCTTGGGCTCTTTGACTCGATAGACAGACAAGCCGTACTTGATTATTATCATAGCCGATATGTTCCCCAGAATGTTTTCCTTGTCATTTCAGGTGCTGTTTCTCCTGAAGAAGTTTGTGCAAAGGTAAAGGAGATCTTGGGAAATGAACCGATGGGTTTTTTAGAACCCTTAGATCTGCCCGAGGAACCCGCTCAGATATCCCCTAGGTTTGCTTCAAAAGAGATACAGACTGAAGTAGCCAGGCTTTGTTTGGTTTTTCATGTCCCAGGATACGGTCATCCCGATGCGCCCGCTTTAGAACTTTTTTCAACCCTTTTAGCACAGACGCACAGTTCTCTTTTACATCAGAAACTGGTGGAAAAAGAAGCCATTGCCCAACAGGTAGTTTCTTTTTTCCTCGACTATGCTTCCGTAGGAGTATTTGGAATTGAGGCGGAGTGTAGTCCTGAAAAGGTAGAGCTGCTCGGTGCAAGGATTTTAGAAGAACTGCATTCTCTGCCGCAAAAAGGAATAACTGAAGAGGATTTTATCCTGGGTTTGAAACAGCAATTTTCTCATTCGCTAAGGGAGTTGCGTTCAGCCAGTGCCAGGGCAAAAACCATCGGCAATGGGTGGTTAATGTTCAAAGATCCTCTGTATAAGGAGAATTTTTTGCGCAAACTTTATTCTGTAGAAAAGCAGAAAGTTCTTAATCTTGTGCCTACCTATTTCCGAGAAGATAACCTTACTCAGGTGCAAGTTATCCCTAAAAAACAGAAATCAAAAGTGTTTTCTATTCCTCCAAAAGAGTCTTCTTCAAAATGTTTTGAGCTTTCAAATGGCATACAGTTTATATACCGTTCTGACCCTCTACCTCTTCAATATTTTCGGGCTACATTCGATGGGGGGCCTTTGTGGGAGCTTCCAACTCAGATCGGCATATCAAAACTGGCTGCTTCTATTCTGGTGAAAGGGACACAGAAAAGATCAGCAGAAAAACTTGCTAGGGACATCGAGATCATTGGAGGAAGTTTTGGTGCGGATTCAGGAAATAATTCTGCCGGGCTTTACATTGAATGTTTGAGTGAAGAGTGGCAAACTGCATTGGACATCTTCTCAGAAATGATCCGTGAACCCGCTTGCCTTGAATCGGAGTTGGAAATTGAAAAAAGAAAGCTTCTCCATCAGATACGCTTAATGAGGGACGATCCTGTTTACATCGCTCAATCCCTGTTAAGAAAAACTCTCTGGCAGGACCATCCTTATGCCCATAATCCCATGGGGACCGAGGAAACTGTAGAACAGATAACGGTTGAGGATATACAGCAGTTTATTCTTTCTGTATTTAAAACGGGCAGAATGGTCCTTGGAATGTGTGGACCTCTAGATCCCGAGAAAGGGTTGAAAGGGATTGAGTCTTGTTTTTCGGATTTTCCAAGAGTGCCTATTCCCAAGATGGTCGAAGTTGCTTATCCAAATTTTGAGAAGCCACTGAGGGTTGAGCAAAGAATTCCTGGTAAAGAACAGGCCATAGTCGGGCTATCCTTTAGGATTCCTCCAATCCATGATCCCATTCAGATCTCTCTGGATGTCATCTCTGAAATTCTTTCTGACCTTGGGTCCCGGCTTTTCATTAAAGTAAGGGAAGAAAAAGGGTTGGCTTATTTTGTTTTCCCTACCCGTTTCTTGGGTTGGAAAGGGGGATCTTTTTCCATTATTGCGGGTACTGATCCCGGGGCTAAAGAAGAAGTGGAGAAGATCATTTTAGAAGTGTTGGATGAGATCATTAAGGAGGGATTTTCTGAAGAAGAACTCCAAAGGGCAAAGGCTAAGCTTCTCAGCGAGGAAAAGATCTCTTCTCAATATCCTTCTTCTTCCATAGCTCTGTCTACGGTGAATGCCCTTCTAGGACTGGGTTGGGATTACGAGGAAAAAAAGATCAAAATAATTGAACAAATCAGCCTCGATGAACTGAACGCAGCGGCACAAAACCTTTTTTCTTCTAAGGATTGTGTGATAGGAGTTGTCTATCCGTAA
- a CDS encoding Minf_1886 family protein, which produces MRKRDFTTIVEEIVEKDSRYLKESYYFVRDGLEYTLKTMGKQKHQKIEQLSGKQILEGLRDYALKEFGPMSKLVLNEWGVKSCKDFGQMIKNMDLYGLLGKTEMGDMKDFQKGYSFTTAFVKPFLPARIKSAQKKKDSQQEKSSSKRKKKVDGSGKAHNHSKE; this is translated from the coding sequence ATGCGCAAACGTGATTTTACAACGATCGTCGAAGAAATAGTCGAGAAAGATTCCAGATACTTGAAGGAAAGCTATTATTTTGTTCGAGATGGCCTGGAATATACCTTGAAGACCATGGGGAAACAGAAACACCAAAAGATTGAGCAGCTTAGTGGTAAACAGATTCTAGAGGGATTAAGGGATTATGCACTCAAGGAGTTTGGACCGATGAGCAAGTTAGTGCTCAATGAGTGGGGGGTTAAGAGTTGCAAAGATTTTGGACAGATGATCAAAAACATGGATCTATATGGGCTGTTGGGAAAAACCGAAATGGGGGATATGAAAGATTTCCAAAAAGGCTATAGTTTTACTACAGCTTTCGTAAAGCCTTTTCTTCCGGCCAGGATTAAGTCTGCCCAAAAGAAAAAGGATAGCCAGCAAGAAAAGTCTTCTTCGAAACGCAAAAAGAAGGTAGACGGTTCAGGAAAAGCCCACAATCATTCCAAAGAATAA
- a CDS encoding type 2 periplasmic-binding domain-containing protein, which translates to MSLHLLVPEGHLPEALISEYHTRSGEQLSAVFYTDEQRAVEDINHQDFDLIAITDRMAYLLIKQNLLSPLPIEIKRLGLLDHKFLFHYYDPTNTYCWPYGWTLLGISWLHNPTLKNYPTRWIDLLSANYKIDYPPNDLLKTLIFQSLFHGSQAQASSFVNRPAVSFSVYIDTVSELLKRNEKEKNRLVILPKDYSWITLFHWAIPQKSHELEKIKTALLFLCTPQQQASILSCNWLGAVTAEAYMKTAEIQRKSSLIYPPATYLNLCRFFRMDHYLHKSDFQGL; encoded by the coding sequence ATGAGCCTTCATCTTTTAGTTCCTGAAGGGCACTTGCCCGAAGCCCTGATTTCTGAATATCACACTCGGTCTGGTGAGCAGCTATCTGCTGTTTTTTACACGGATGAACAACGAGCAGTTGAGGATATAAATCACCAGGATTTTGACTTGATTGCTATAACTGATCGGATGGCCTACCTGCTTATTAAACAGAACCTCCTTTCGCCCCTTCCCATAGAGATAAAACGGTTAGGACTGCTCGACCATAAATTTTTATTTCATTATTACGATCCGACTAATACCTATTGCTGGCCTTATGGTTGGACTCTCTTAGGCATAAGTTGGCTTCACAACCCCACTTTAAAGAACTATCCAACCCGTTGGATAGATTTGTTAAGTGCCAACTACAAGATCGACTATCCACCAAATGATCTTCTGAAAACCCTCATCTTTCAATCCCTTTTCCATGGATCACAAGCTCAAGCCTCTTCTTTTGTAAACCGACCTGCTGTTTCTTTTTCAGTTTACATCGATACCGTATCTGAGCTTTTAAAAAGAAATGAAAAAGAAAAGAATCGATTAGTTATTTTACCCAAGGATTATTCCTGGATTACCCTTTTCCATTGGGCGATTCCTCAAAAGAGCCATGAGCTAGAAAAGATCAAAACGGCTCTTTTGTTCCTCTGCACACCCCAGCAACAAGCCTCCATTCTTTCTTGCAACTGGCTAGGGGCTGTCACAGCTGAAGCCTACATGAAGACGGCCGAAATTCAAAGAAAATCTTCCCTTATCTATCCTCCTGCCACTTATTTGAATCTTTGTCGGTTCTTTCGCATGGACCATTATTTGCATAAAAGCGACTTCCAAGGCCTCTAG
- the lpxK gene encoding tetraacyldisaccharide 4'-kinase, with product MARWIDKLEQFAVDVILERRYGKRATVFRWFLSFLSFLYNPIVRLRVWLYKKRLLQSYELGCLVISVGNLTVGGTGKTPLVEKLAKELSTAGRKVAILSRGYKSVPPPLWERLIAKLKGSKEFSPRVVSDGEKIYLDPLHSGDEPYMLAKNLKGVAIITGKNRVKNGLWAIKNMNVDTLILDDGFQYLPLKERLDIVLIDREFPFGNRHLLPRGMLREPKDHLNRADLIFITKCDGSNLSSLKEELRKFNNHAPVIESIHKPKYLFHVLTREKEPLEYLKGLKVSAISGIAQPESFEKGLKKLGAEVVYTKYFADHHWFSEQEILRFMERSKARNAKAAITTEKDAVRIPTTKPFILPFYFLRVEIEMLQGKEAFQSILFDSISPRRKYRISYPRKRTVSNGLINSSFLTGRCEKTSNGF from the coding sequence ATGGCACGTTGGATAGATAAGTTAGAACAATTTGCCGTTGACGTTATCCTCGAAAGACGCTACGGGAAGCGGGCCACTGTTTTCCGTTGGTTTCTCTCCTTTTTATCCTTCCTCTATAATCCCATAGTCAGGCTGAGAGTTTGGCTTTACAAAAAAAGACTTTTACAATCCTATGAGCTTGGTTGTCTTGTCATTAGCGTGGGCAATCTGACGGTGGGAGGCACAGGGAAAACCCCCCTTGTCGAAAAGTTAGCCAAAGAACTTTCAACGGCAGGAAGAAAAGTTGCCATTCTTAGCCGAGGCTATAAAAGTGTACCTCCTCCCTTATGGGAAAGGCTTATAGCAAAGCTCAAGGGGAGCAAAGAATTTAGTCCTAGAGTTGTTTCAGACGGGGAAAAGATTTATCTCGATCCTCTCCATTCTGGAGACGAACCTTACATGCTTGCCAAAAACTTAAAAGGAGTAGCTATCATTACAGGGAAAAACAGGGTTAAAAATGGTCTATGGGCGATTAAAAACATGAATGTAGATACTCTTATTCTTGATGATGGATTTCAGTATCTTCCCTTAAAAGAGAGGTTGGATATTGTTCTCATCGACAGAGAATTTCCTTTTGGTAATCGACACCTTTTGCCAAGAGGAATGCTCAGGGAGCCCAAAGATCATCTCAATCGAGCTGACCTGATATTCATTACTAAATGTGATGGGTCAAATCTTTCATCCCTAAAAGAGGAGCTACGCAAGTTTAATAACCATGCACCGGTCATCGAGAGCATTCATAAACCAAAGTATCTTTTTCATGTTCTGACAAGGGAAAAAGAACCGCTCGAATATCTTAAAGGTTTAAAAGTCTCCGCTATTTCAGGCATTGCTCAACCTGAAAGTTTCGAAAAAGGATTAAAAAAACTAGGGGCTGAAGTGGTCTATACCAAATATTTTGCTGATCACCATTGGTTTTCTGAACAAGAAATCCTTCGTTTTATGGAAAGAAGTAAAGCCAGGAATGCTAAAGCGGCAATTACGACCGAAAAAGATGCGGTACGGATACCCACGACAAAACCCTTCATCTTACCTTTCTATTTTCTGAGGGTGGAAATAGAGATGCTTCAAGGTAAAGAGGCTTTTCAATCGATTCTTTTCGATTCCATTTCTCCTAGAAGGAAATATCGAATATCTTACCCAAGAAAGAGAACAGTGAGCAATGGATTGATTAATAGTTCCTTTCTTACGGGAAGATGTGAAAAAACCTCCAATGGATTTTGA
- the waaF gene encoding lipopolysaccharide heptosyltransferase II — translation MDFEPLRGPLLIRSPNWLGDAIMSLLAVTGIKEISGSCPLIVATPQKIAYLWSLCPFVDEVLEMENSKNVFENVKRLRKKKIGTALLFTRSVRTALECKLAGIPKVIGFGRTDQSFLLDKRVIIPKASELAHQSQIYILLAQFVGAKKINYSLPFLKLPKQWQKPQEPIIVSVCPGAEYGPAKRWFPSSFAWVCQRLKEKYGCHIQILGAEKDKAVCQQLQQEIQSAENLAGKTTLSEFMERIFRSHLLLCNDSGAMHVGSLLNTPTVAIFGSTDPQKTAPIGGRFRIFYNKVHCSPCFLRRCPIDMPCMRNIEPQNVLQACEEFLSLETNQKWPCE, via the coding sequence ATGGATTTTGAACCTCTTCGAGGCCCTCTTTTGATACGTTCTCCAAATTGGCTTGGGGATGCCATAATGAGTTTGCTTGCGGTAACGGGAATCAAGGAAATAAGTGGATCATGTCCTCTGATCGTTGCTACACCCCAAAAAATTGCTTACCTATGGTCTCTTTGTCCATTTGTTGATGAAGTTTTGGAAATGGAAAATTCCAAAAATGTTTTTGAAAATGTCAAGCGACTGCGAAAGAAAAAAATTGGAACAGCACTCCTCTTTACCCGTTCGGTAAGAACAGCCTTAGAATGCAAGCTGGCTGGAATTCCAAAAGTTATAGGTTTTGGTAGAACTGATCAATCCTTTTTGCTGGATAAAAGAGTCATCATTCCGAAAGCTTCGGAGCTGGCCCATCAGTCCCAAATCTATATTCTGCTTGCCCAATTTGTTGGAGCAAAAAAAATTAATTATTCTTTGCCTTTTTTAAAATTACCCAAGCAGTGGCAGAAACCTCAAGAACCCATTATTGTGAGCGTCTGTCCGGGAGCTGAATATGGACCAGCAAAAAGATGGTTCCCCTCTTCCTTTGCATGGGTTTGTCAGCGTTTAAAAGAAAAATATGGTTGTCATATCCAGATCCTAGGTGCAGAAAAAGATAAAGCGGTTTGTCAACAACTCCAACAGGAGATTCAGTCGGCAGAAAATCTTGCTGGAAAAACAACTCTTAGTGAATTTATGGAACGAATTTTTAGATCCCATCTTTTGCTCTGTAACGACAGTGGAGCGATGCACGTGGGCTCTTTACTCAATACCCCGACCGTGGCTATTTTTGGATCTACAGACCCCCAAAAAACAGCTCCGATCGGAGGTCGTTTCCGAATCTTCTATAACAAGGTTCATTGCAGTCCCTGTTTTTTGAGACGATGCCCGATAGATATGCCCTGTATGCGTAATATTGAACCTCAAAATGTTCTTCAAGCCTGCGAAGAGTTCTTATCTTTAGAAACAAATCAAAAATGGCCTTGCGAATAA
- the murJ gene encoding murein biosynthesis integral membrane protein MurJ — MDGTQAKVPKRTGKAFGVVGIAVAASRLLGLVRELVFASLFGAGALLDAFLAAFQIPNLLRDLFAEGALSTAFTTVFSKTVEIEGNRRAFLLANRLFSVLFVFLLFVSLLGIILAPILVEITNFGFHKIPGKFELTVQLTRLMFPFILFVSLAALVMGLLNAYHIFGLPASASSAFNFSSILFGVLFAYLFDPQQNIFHPHFGPSSLYGISLGVLLGGLVQLCIQFLAFPQIGFRYSWDFNTTDPKLLEIWNLLWPTMIAGAAIQINVLINGMFASEINGARSWLNCAFRLMQLPIGIFGVAIATVTLPSVSKQNARQDHLAFSQTLESSLRLAFFFTLPAALGLIFLSDPIIALIYQHGRFSPFDTRQTAYALKAYAIGLCGYAGIKVLTPCFSALNKPQVPLRVTLIGIGINLLSNITLVKVFSMGHVGLATTTSLVSLVNFIQLYLSITKSVKMSGLKSGLFFLIKIVFCGFLCASSALFLSSWISKLFGHSFFSLFFSTLSGIGLALIVYLLSTVALGIEEGKTLLRFLFKKFYR; from the coding sequence ATGGACGGTACCCAGGCAAAAGTTCCAAAGAGAACAGGAAAAGCTTTCGGAGTCGTTGGGATCGCGGTAGCCGCTTCAAGGCTGCTAGGACTCGTCAGAGAACTTGTTTTTGCTTCGCTCTTTGGCGCAGGAGCCCTTCTTGATGCTTTTCTTGCCGCTTTCCAAATCCCCAATTTATTGCGCGATCTTTTTGCAGAAGGAGCTTTATCAACCGCTTTTACCACCGTGTTCTCAAAAACTGTTGAAATCGAAGGAAACAGGAGAGCTTTTTTGCTTGCTAACAGGCTTTTTAGCGTATTGTTTGTTTTTCTTCTTTTTGTCTCCTTGCTTGGAATTATCTTGGCTCCCATACTTGTAGAAATCACCAATTTTGGCTTTCATAAAATTCCAGGAAAATTCGAACTGACCGTCCAACTTACCCGGCTCATGTTCCCTTTTATTCTTTTTGTTTCCTTAGCTGCATTGGTCATGGGCCTTCTTAACGCCTACCATATTTTCGGACTGCCCGCATCCGCATCAAGTGCGTTTAACTTTTCTTCCATTCTTTTTGGTGTTCTCTTTGCTTATCTATTCGATCCACAACAAAATATTTTTCATCCTCATTTCGGTCCCTCTTCGTTATATGGCATTTCTCTCGGGGTGCTTCTTGGAGGACTTGTTCAGCTCTGTATTCAATTTCTGGCCTTTCCCCAAATAGGCTTCAGATATTCATGGGATTTTAATACTACCGATCCAAAACTTCTTGAAATCTGGAATCTTCTCTGGCCCACGATGATTGCTGGGGCCGCTATCCAGATAAACGTACTGATCAACGGCATGTTTGCATCCGAAATCAATGGAGCTAGATCCTGGCTTAACTGTGCTTTTCGGCTTATGCAGTTGCCCATCGGCATCTTTGGCGTAGCGATCGCCACAGTCACCCTTCCTTCTGTTTCCAAGCAAAATGCTCGCCAAGACCATCTAGCCTTTAGCCAAACGCTTGAATCTTCACTAAGGCTCGCCTTTTTTTTCACACTCCCCGCAGCACTGGGGCTTATTTTCTTATCCGACCCGATTATCGCTCTCATTTATCAGCACGGCCGATTCAGTCCCTTTGATACAAGACAGACAGCCTACGCCCTCAAAGCCTATGCCATTGGTCTTTGCGGCTATGCCGGTATTAAGGTTCTAACTCCCTGTTTTTCCGCTTTAAATAAACCTCAGGTTCCTTTGCGTGTTACTCTTATCGGAATAGGAATCAATCTCTTATCCAATATTACTCTGGTTAAGGTCTTTTCCATGGGACACGTGGGTTTAGCCACCACGACCTCTTTAGTCAGTCTTGTCAATTTTATACAGCTTTATCTGTCCATCACCAAGTCTGTAAAAATGAGTGGTCTGAAGTCAGGGCTTTTCTTCCTCATAAAGATCGTTTTTTGTGGGTTTCTTTGTGCAAGCTCAGCTCTTTTTCTCTCTTCTTGGATAAGTAAGCTCTTTGGACATTCCTTTTTTTCTTTATTTTTTTCAACCCTCTCTGGAATTGGACTTGCCCTTATCGTATATCTTCTAAGTACCGTAGCCTTAGGCATCGAAGAAGGAAAAACTTTGCTGAGATTTCTATTTAAAAAATTTTATCGATGA
- the pyrE gene encoding orotate phosphoribosyltransferase — MDIVHDNDPLALELLDSLIKSGALLEGHFLLRSGLHSRYFLQCALLLQNPLLCARYSSYLAQKIQQLDAQTIVSAAIGGILIGHEVAKKLGLRHIYAEKDKKGMVLRRFQLQASERVIVVEDVMTTGGTVKAIMDSVRAKKGEVCAVGCLVDRSGGNIDFGVPCFSLLKLKIETFPAENLPEDLKKSSPVRP, encoded by the coding sequence ATGGACATTGTTCACGATAATGATCCTTTAGCTTTAGAACTCCTAGACAGTCTCATCAAAAGCGGGGCTTTACTGGAAGGACACTTTTTACTTAGGAGCGGCCTTCACAGTCGGTATTTCCTGCAGTGTGCTCTTCTTCTTCAAAATCCACTGCTCTGTGCTCGGTATTCTTCTTATCTGGCTCAAAAAATACAACAGCTAGATGCCCAAACCATTGTTTCTGCAGCCATTGGGGGTATTCTCATTGGACATGAAGTGGCAAAGAAACTTGGATTGAGACATATCTATGCTGAAAAAGATAAAAAAGGAATGGTTTTGCGCCGATTTCAGCTACAAGCTTCAGAACGGGTAATAGTTGTCGAAGATGTCATGACAACAGGAGGAACGGTAAAAGCGATTATGGATAGCGTAAGGGCAAAAAAAGGGGAAGTCTGTGCTGTCGGTTGCCTTGTCGATCGCAGTGGAGGAAATATCGACTTTGGGGTGCCCTGTTTTTCTCTTTTAAAACTTAAAATTGAAACTTTTCCTGCTGAAAATCTTCCTGAAGATTTAAAAAAATCAAGTCCTGTGCGTCCCTAA